A window from Candidatus Equadaptatus faecalis encodes these proteins:
- the secA gene encoding preprotein translocase subunit SecA, producing MGLVKSFIKKIGLDPNDRLIARYEKTVEIIDSYEPEIQKLSDEELAQSAAFFRGRLEQGETLEDILPEVFARVREVSVRTLGLRHFSEQLMGAMALNEGRIAEMKTGEGKTLVATLAVVLNAMTGKGVHVITVNDYLAGRDAEWMSPIYKGMGLTVGVITPQMEEEERFAAYRCDITYGTNSEFGFDYLRDNMAVAVSQQVQRGHEFCIVDEVDSILIDEARTPLIISGPSEDDTEPYRVADAVAKQLSVNTDFEIDEKERNLALTEAGIARAEQLLDMPQLFTDYANSAMAHKITQALKAHHLFKRDIHYVVKDGEIIIVDEFTGRLMEGRRYSDGLHQAIEAKERVQVGRESQTLATITLQNYFRMYRKLGGMTGTALTEEEEFKEIYNLPVAVIPTHKPMIRTDNNDAIYRTELEKYNAAADEACEAHAKGQPVLLGTTSIEHSEQVSKLLRARKIPHNVLNAKVHDKEALIVAQAGRFGAVTVATNMAGRGTDIVLGGNAEFLAKEEFAKRGLTLPENAAEYAEILADFKKICAEEHEKVLAAGGLHIIGTERHESRRIDNQLRGRSGRQGDPGESRFYISLQDDLVRLFGGEKIDGMLQTLGLEEGERIEHPLLSRAIENAQKKVEQMHFEIRKQLLSYDNVMNQQREAVYKERGEILTDKNIAGRVQGILEDTAQAVLDRLFAEEDEQRMDVKAVAIELNRLFWPGIAAGLEELDGNYEALREASGRIVEAVSRRFEDKKEELGEEQSAGVFRYILLTTLDANWKEHLLAMDELRRGIGLRAIGQKDPLLEYQFESYNLFRQMLAQVRESVTEFALKVSVVNEEEANRRRRWTESHDKLDLKAAARRENPGVQATASKTGTIVNANKIGRNDPCPCGSGKKYKNCCGR from the coding sequence ATGGGTCTTGTTAAATCGTTTATCAAAAAAATAGGGCTTGATCCGAACGACAGGCTGATTGCAAGATACGAGAAGACTGTCGAGATTATTGATTCCTACGAGCCTGAAATTCAGAAGCTTTCTGACGAAGAACTTGCACAGTCTGCGGCGTTTTTCCGCGGCAGGCTTGAGCAGGGAGAAACGCTGGAAGACATTCTGCCTGAGGTTTTTGCGCGTGTGCGAGAGGTTTCTGTCCGTACTCTCGGTCTGAGACATTTCTCCGAGCAGTTGATGGGTGCTATGGCGCTGAACGAAGGCAGAATAGCGGAAATGAAGACGGGCGAAGGAAAGACGCTTGTCGCAACTCTTGCGGTCGTTCTCAACGCCATGACCGGCAAGGGCGTTCACGTTATCACAGTCAACGATTATCTTGCAGGACGCGACGCTGAGTGGATGAGCCCGATTTACAAAGGCATGGGGCTTACGGTAGGCGTCATTACCCCGCAGATGGAGGAAGAGGAGCGTTTCGCGGCTTACCGCTGTGACATAACCTACGGAACAAACAGCGAGTTCGGCTTTGACTATCTGCGCGACAATATGGCTGTCGCCGTTTCGCAGCAGGTTCAGCGCGGGCATGAGTTCTGCATCGTTGACGAGGTTGACTCTATCCTCATTGACGAAGCGCGCACGCCTCTTATCATTTCAGGTCCTTCCGAGGACGATACGGAGCCTTACCGCGTTGCCGACGCGGTTGCGAAGCAGTTGTCCGTGAACACCGATTTTGAAATTGACGAGAAGGAACGCAATCTTGCGCTTACGGAAGCCGGTATTGCAAGGGCTGAACAGCTGCTTGACATGCCGCAGCTTTTTACCGATTACGCGAATTCGGCGATGGCTCACAAAATCACTCAGGCACTGAAAGCGCATCATCTCTTCAAGCGCGATATTCATTACGTTGTCAAAGACGGCGAGATTATCATAGTTGACGAGTTCACAGGGCGTCTTATGGAAGGACGCCGCTATTCAGACGGCCTGCACCAGGCTATTGAAGCCAAGGAACGCGTACAGGTGGGCAGGGAGAGCCAGACGCTTGCCACCATTACGCTGCAAAATTATTTCCGCATGTACAGAAAGCTCGGAGGCATGACCGGTACCGCGCTTACGGAAGAAGAGGAATTTAAGGAAATTTACAATCTGCCCGTCGCGGTTATTCCGACGCACAAGCCGATGATACGCACGGACAACAACGACGCGATTTACCGCACGGAGCTTGAAAAATACAACGCTGCGGCTGACGAAGCGTGCGAAGCCCATGCCAAGGGTCAGCCTGTTCTTCTGGGCACCACGTCAATAGAACATTCAGAGCAGGTCAGCAAGCTGCTCCGCGCAAGAAAAATACCGCACAACGTGCTGAACGCCAAGGTGCATGACAAAGAAGCGCTTATTGTTGCGCAGGCTGGGCGTTTCGGGGCAGTCACGGTTGCGACGAATATGGCGGGGCGCGGAACAGACATCGTTTTGGGCGGCAATGCGGAATTTCTTGCGAAAGAGGAATTTGCGAAACGCGGGCTGACTTTGCCCGAAAATGCCGCCGAATATGCGGAAATTCTTGCCGACTTTAAGAAAATCTGCGCGGAAGAGCACGAAAAGGTGCTTGCAGCCGGCGGACTTCATATCATAGGTACTGAACGCCACGAGTCACGCCGCATAGACAATCAGTTGCGCGGACGCTCGGGGCGTCAGGGTGACCCAGGCGAGAGCCGTTTCTATATATCGCTTCAGGACGACCTTGTTCGTCTTTTTGGCGGTGAAAAGATTGACGGAATGCTGCAGACGCTGGGTCTTGAAGAGGGCGAGAGAATAGAGCATCCGCTGCTTTCGAGGGCTATTGAAAATGCCCAGAAAAAAGTGGAACAGATGCACTTTGAAATACGCAAACAGCTGCTTTCCTACGACAACGTTATGAATCAGCAGCGCGAAGCCGTCTACAAGGAGCGCGGCGAAATTCTGACAGACAAAAACATTGCCGGCAGAGTGCAGGGCATTCTGGAAGACACCGCCCAAGCCGTACTTGACAGGCTTTTTGCGGAAGAAGATGAGCAGCGCATGGATGTCAAGGCGGTTGCGATAGAGCTAAACAGACTGTTCTGGCCGGGAATTGCCGCGGGTCTTGAAGAGCTTGACGGAAATTACGAGGCGCTCCGCGAGGCGTCCGGCAGAATAGTGGAAGCCGTCAGCAGGCGTTTTGAAGATAAGAAAGAGGAACTGGGAGAGGAACAGTCTGCCGGCGTTTTCCGCTATATTCTTCTCACAACGCTTGACGCGAACTGGAAGGAACATCTGCTTGCCATGGACGAGCTGCGCCGCGGCATAGGTCTGCGTGCGATAGGGCAGAAGGATCCGCTGCTTGAATACCAGTTTGAGTCCTACAATCTGTTCAGACAGATGCTTGCCCAGGTGCGCGAAAGCGTGACGGAATTTGCGCTGAAGGTTTCCGTTGTCAATGAAGAAGAAGCAAACAGACGCAGAAGGTGGACGGAAAGCCACGACAAACTTGATTTGAAGGCAGCGGCAAGACGCGAAAATCCCGGCGTTCAGGCAACTGCGTCAAAAACAGGAACGATAGTCAACGCGAACAAAATAGGCAGAAACGACCCGTGTCCGTGCGGAAGCGGGAAAAAATACAAAAATTGCTGCGGCAGATAG
- a CDS encoding 2-hydroxyacyl-CoA dehydratase, translated as MRVLHAGLDVGSTTVKAVVLDDDNNLLFSRYARHFSDVKTTVKQLTAELAREFPDCTFTLCTTGSGALDLSEGMGAAFVQEQIACSCSIKTFLKNVDASIELGGEDAKLTFFDTSGADQRMNETCAGGTGAFLDQMAALLGVELEELNRLAADSTTIYPIASRCGVFAKTDVQALMNDGASRSDTAASVFQAIVNQTISGLACGRRICGRTAFLGGPLYFLPELRKRFAETLKLSEDQCIVPDNPHLFVAAGAALVSKKEQPLPAAEILSRAEKYFLSRSGSKTASLPPLFENGAEYEKFIERHSSGRVNRAELSRYSGRCYLGIDAGSTTVKAVLAGENGELLFSRYVFGAGKPVASVRAILSELYGELPETAQIAYSAVTGYGENLIRAAFGADTGEVETVAHSRAACEFLPDVDFLIDIGGQDMKCLTIKDGAIDKVFLNEACSSGCGSFLQTFAESLKMNAEEFAEEALKSKAPVDLGSRCTVFMNSRVRQAQKDGADVCDISAGLVYSIVKNALYKVLKIRSSDELGKKIVVQGGTFKNNALLRAFELLSGREAVRPDIPELMGAYGAALLAKDRCGENKSSLIGREALEKFSAEAHTFRCGGCGNNCLLTRTEFSDGRRFVSGNRCSAGAGETKKKQLPPNVYEQKYARLFDYYKPLDEEKAEHGRIGIPRVLNMYEDYPFWFTFFTELGFRVELSPERPDKNLGIDTIPSQTVCYPAKLVHCHISELLARGVKRIFYPILMTEKKEFKDADKNFNCPVVIGCPDVAYLNIDGLREESVSFMRPAVNIESREQLIETMCECLEEFEITRRRITQAADLAMLEQRKFREDVARFGREAADYMAEHGTAGIILAGHPYHLDPEINHGIPRLINEYGVTVFTEDSVTELGELGESGEGVIDQWVFHSRLYRAAMAVVQDKRFKKAELVQIDSFGCGLDAISSGQTQELLEKHGRLYTLLKVDEGNNNGAVRIRVRSLLAAINAGRRPSAAKTEGSPSAECRTEHEKHGKQRTLLCPPMSEHQFQFLEAAFAAGGIRLKVLPQGGREAAETGLRYINNDMCYPAAIVVGQFITAMQSGEYDPETTDCLYAQTGGICRASNYVKLLRHALDAAGYPQVRVVALNAQEGSGVQGLKLSRKIIWRILLSVLYGDLMMRLLLRTRPYEIYKGDAERLYARWKRRVSEDVRKGGWRLFKKEIRKMIEEFSALPVTEGKKPRIGIVGEILVKYHAGANDNLVAAIEKEGGEAYVPDLINFAFYCLMDPVYKGMRLGGSWLPAIRGWFGIKLLNRFRAPVKKALKGTRFGEIHDIHELAEKSSGIVSFSNQAGEGWLLTAEMAAMLENGIKNILCIQPFACLPDHITGKGVIKELKRLYENANILALDFDASVSDANRLNRLKLLMASSSAE; from the coding sequence ATGCGCGTACTTCACGCAGGTCTGGACGTAGGCTCCACAACGGTTAAAGCCGTTGTTCTTGACGATGACAACAATCTGCTTTTCAGCCGTTACGCCAGACATTTTTCAGACGTAAAAACAACTGTAAAACAACTCACGGCAGAGCTTGCACGGGAATTTCCCGACTGCACGTTCACCCTCTGCACGACGGGCTCAGGCGCCCTTGACCTGAGCGAAGGAATGGGAGCTGCCTTTGTGCAGGAACAGATTGCATGCTCATGCAGCATAAAAACCTTTCTCAAAAACGTTGACGCAAGCATTGAACTTGGCGGAGAAGACGCCAAACTTACTTTTTTTGACACTTCCGGAGCAGACCAGCGCATGAACGAAACCTGCGCAGGCGGCACCGGAGCTTTTCTTGACCAGATGGCTGCGCTGCTCGGCGTTGAGCTTGAGGAACTGAACAGACTTGCCGCAGACAGCACCACAATTTATCCGATAGCCTCGCGCTGTGGGGTTTTTGCGAAAACGGACGTGCAGGCGCTTATGAACGACGGCGCTTCGCGCTCCGACACGGCGGCATCTGTTTTTCAGGCGATAGTAAACCAGACGATAAGCGGTCTGGCGTGCGGCCGGAGAATTTGCGGAAGGACGGCGTTTCTGGGAGGCCCCCTGTATTTTCTTCCCGAACTCAGAAAGCGTTTTGCCGAGACGCTGAAACTGTCCGAAGATCAGTGCATAGTGCCTGACAATCCGCATCTCTTCGTAGCGGCGGGGGCTGCCCTTGTTTCAAAAAAGGAACAGCCCCTGCCCGCCGCTGAAATTCTGTCGCGCGCCGAAAAATATTTCCTGTCGCGAAGTGGAAGTAAAACTGCCTCTCTGCCTCCGCTTTTTGAAAACGGTGCAGAGTACGAAAAATTTATTGAAAGACATTCGAGCGGACGCGTAAACCGCGCTGAGCTTTCACGCTATTCCGGACGCTGTTACCTCGGAATAGACGCGGGTTCCACGACCGTAAAAGCCGTGCTTGCCGGCGAAAACGGTGAACTTCTCTTTTCCCGCTACGTTTTTGGCGCCGGAAAACCTGTTGCCTCCGTCCGTGCAATTCTTTCAGAGCTTTACGGGGAGCTGCCTGAAACGGCGCAGATTGCATACAGCGCGGTTACAGGCTACGGCGAAAATCTGATACGCGCAGCCTTCGGAGCCGACACAGGCGAAGTTGAAACGGTTGCCCACAGCCGCGCGGCGTGCGAATTTCTGCCGGACGTTGATTTTCTTATTGACATAGGCGGGCAGGACATGAAATGCCTCACCATAAAAGACGGAGCGATAGACAAAGTATTTCTCAACGAAGCCTGTTCCTCAGGCTGCGGCTCGTTTCTGCAGACCTTTGCCGAATCGCTGAAAATGAATGCGGAGGAATTTGCAGAAGAAGCGCTGAAATCAAAAGCCCCCGTTGATTTGGGCTCCCGCTGTACGGTATTTATGAATTCGCGCGTCCGTCAGGCGCAGAAAGACGGTGCGGATGTGTGCGACATATCGGCAGGGCTTGTCTATTCAATAGTCAAAAACGCGCTGTACAAGGTGCTGAAAATCCGAAGCAGCGACGAACTTGGCAAAAAAATCGTCGTGCAGGGCGGAACCTTCAAAAACAACGCACTGCTCCGCGCCTTTGAACTGCTTTCGGGGCGCGAAGCCGTGCGTCCTGACATCCCCGAGCTTATGGGCGCGTACGGCGCCGCGCTGCTTGCGAAAGACCGCTGCGGAGAAAACAAAAGCAGTCTTATCGGCAGAGAGGCTTTGGAAAAATTTTCCGCAGAGGCGCACACCTTCAGATGCGGAGGCTGCGGAAACAACTGTCTGCTGACGCGCACGGAATTCAGCGACGGAAGGCGTTTTGTCAGCGGAAACCGCTGTTCGGCAGGCGCGGGCGAAACGAAGAAAAAACAGCTGCCGCCGAACGTGTACGAACAGAAATACGCCAGACTTTTTGATTATTACAAGCCGCTTGACGAAGAAAAAGCGGAGCACGGCAGAATAGGAATACCCCGCGTGCTTAACATGTATGAAGATTATCCTTTCTGGTTCACCTTCTTTACGGAGCTTGGCTTCCGCGTGGAGCTCTCTCCCGAACGGCCGGACAAAAATTTGGGGATAGACACGATACCGTCGCAGACTGTTTGCTATCCGGCGAAGCTTGTGCACTGCCACATATCTGAACTGCTCGCGCGCGGCGTAAAACGCATCTTCTATCCGATACTCATGACGGAAAAAAAAGAATTCAAAGACGCGGACAAAAATTTCAACTGTCCCGTTGTAATCGGCTGTCCTGACGTTGCGTACCTCAATATAGACGGACTGCGCGAAGAAAGCGTCAGTTTCATGCGCCCTGCAGTGAACATAGAAAGCCGCGAACAGCTGATTGAAACAATGTGCGAATGTCTTGAAGAATTTGAAATCACGCGCAGACGGATAACGCAGGCGGCAGACCTTGCCATGCTTGAACAGAGAAAATTCAGGGAAGATGTCGCGCGTTTCGGCAGGGAAGCGGCAGATTACATGGCGGAACACGGCACAGCCGGAATAATTCTTGCAGGGCACCCGTACCATCTCGACCCCGAAATCAACCACGGCATACCGCGGCTTATAAACGAATACGGCGTAACCGTCTTTACCGAAGACTCCGTAACAGAACTTGGGGAGCTCGGCGAATCGGGCGAAGGAGTAATAGACCAGTGGGTATTCCACTCGCGGCTTTACCGGGCGGCAATGGCGGTTGTGCAGGACAAACGCTTCAAAAAAGCGGAGCTTGTGCAGATAGATTCCTTTGGCTGCGGACTGGATGCCATAAGCTCAGGGCAGACGCAGGAACTGCTTGAAAAACACGGCAGGCTCTACACTCTGCTCAAGGTTGACGAAGGAAACAACAACGGCGCAGTCAGAATACGCGTACGCTCGCTGCTTGCGGCGATAAACGCCGGCAGGCGCCCGTCTGCGGCAAAAACAGAAGGCAGCCCGTCGGCAGAGTGCCGGACAGAACACGAAAAACACGGAAAACAGAGAACGCTGCTCTGCCCGCCGATGTCCGAACATCAGTTCCAGTTTCTTGAGGCGGCATTTGCCGCCGGCGGCATAAGGCTTAAGGTGCTTCCGCAGGGAGGCAGGGAAGCGGCAGAAACAGGACTGCGCTACATAAACAACGATATGTGCTATCCGGCGGCGATAGTTGTGGGGCAATTCATAACCGCAATGCAAAGCGGCGAATACGACCCTGAAACGACAGACTGCCTCTACGCGCAGACAGGCGGAATCTGCCGTGCAAGCAACTACGTAAAGCTTCTGCGCCATGCGCTTGACGCGGCAGGCTACCCGCAGGTGCGTGTCGTAGCGCTCAACGCGCAGGAAGGCAGCGGCGTGCAGGGCTTGAAATTATCCCGAAAAATAATCTGGCGCATACTGCTCTCCGTACTCTACGGCGACCTTATGATGAGACTTCTACTGCGCACCCGTCCCTATGAAATATACAAAGGAGACGCGGAAAGGCTGTACGCGCGCTGGAAACGGCGCGTAAGCGAAGACGTCCGCAAAGGCGGCTGGCGGCTGTTCAAAAAAGAAATCAGGAAAATGATAGAAGAATTTTCCGCCCTGCCCGTAACGGAGGGCAAAAAACCGCGCATCGGCATTGTCGGCGAAATACTTGTCAAATACCACGCCGGAGCGAATGACAACCTTGTCGCGGCGATAGAAAAAGAAGGCGGTGAAGCATACGTGCCCGACCTCATAAACTTTGCTTTCTACTGCCTTATGGATCCCGTGTACAAAGGAATGAGGCTTGGCGGAAGCTGGCTGCCTGCAATACGCGGTTGGTTCGGCATAAAGCTTCTCAACCGCTTCCGCGCGCCGGTAAAAAAAGCGCTCAAAGGAACGCGCTTCGGCGAAATACACGACATTCACGAGCTTGCGGAAAAATCAAGCGGCATCGTCTCCTTCAGCAACCAGGCGGGAGAAGGCTGGCTGCTCACGGCAGAAATGGCTGCAATGCTTGAAAACGGCATAAAAAACATACTCTGCATACAGCCGTTTGCCTGTCTGCCCGACCACATAACGGGCAAAGGGGTAATCAAAGAGTTGAAACGGCTCTACGAAAACGCGAACATACTGGCGCTCGACTTTGACGCAAGCGTCAGCGACGCAAACAGGCTGAACAGGCTTAAGCTGCTCATGGCAAGCTCGTCTGCGGAATGA
- the mnmA gene encoding tRNA 2-thiouridine(34) synthase MnmA, which produces MTEKDGKVLVAMSGGVDSSAAALLLKRQGFEVEGAVMRLLDDSLSESAASDISDAETVAKRLGIPFHVFDCRAEFRREVIQNFISVYKNGATPNPCIVCNRKLKFGLFLDRALDRGFDFIATGHYAVTGFENGRYTLSKGTDKSKDQSYVLYGMTQKQLAHTLFPLGKLTKTEVRALAEASGLLNARKSESQDICFVPDGKYAEFIEKKTGEKNLPGNFVDANGKILGTHKGMINYTTGQRKHLGISLPPEAETLYVCGKNAKTNTVLLGTGKQLERKELTAKECNLIAYDTISEPLRCCAKFRYRQPEQFVTVEQTGEASLKITFDAPQRGIAPGQSVVLYDGERVLGGGIIE; this is translated from the coding sequence ATGACGGAAAAAGACGGAAAAGTCCTTGTTGCAATGTCCGGCGGAGTTGACAGCTCCGCCGCCGCCCTGCTGCTCAAACGGCAGGGCTTCGAGGTTGAAGGCGCTGTAATGAGGCTTTTGGACGACAGCCTTTCCGAAAGCGCAGCGTCCGATATTTCAGATGCCGAAACCGTTGCAAAAAGGCTCGGCATCCCGTTTCACGTCTTTGACTGCCGTGCTGAATTCAGGCGGGAAGTAATCCAAAATTTCATCAGCGTATATAAAAACGGCGCGACGCCGAACCCTTGCATTGTGTGCAACCGGAAATTGAAATTCGGCTTGTTCCTTGACCGTGCGCTTGACCGCGGTTTTGATTTTATCGCCACGGGGCACTACGCGGTCACAGGCTTTGAGAACGGAAGATACACGCTTTCCAAAGGCACGGACAAAAGCAAAGACCAGAGCTACGTGCTTTACGGCATGACTCAGAAGCAGCTTGCGCACACGCTCTTTCCTCTCGGAAAGCTGACAAAGACGGAAGTCCGTGCGCTTGCGGAGGCAAGCGGACTGCTTAACGCGCGGAAAAGCGAAAGCCAGGACATCTGCTTTGTTCCTGACGGAAAATATGCGGAGTTTATAGAAAAAAAAACGGGAGAGAAAAATCTCCCCGGCAATTTTGTTGACGCAAATGGTAAAATTCTCGGCACCCACAAGGGAATGATAAACTACACGACAGGGCAGAGAAAACATCTCGGCATCAGCCTTCCTCCGGAAGCGGAAACGCTGTACGTGTGCGGGAAAAACGCAAAGACAAACACAGTGCTGCTCGGCACCGGAAAGCAGCTTGAAAGGAAAGAACTGACGGCAAAGGAATGCAATTTAATTGCATACGATACAATATCCGAGCCGCTGCGCTGCTGCGCGAAATTCCGTTACCGCCAGCCTGAACAGTTTGTAACGGTTGAGCAGACGGGAGAAGCTTCCCTGAAAATTACCTTTGACGCTCCGCAGCGCGGCATTGCCCCCGGGCAGTCGGTTGTTCTTTACGACGGGGAACGCGTCCTCGGCGGAGGAATAATAGAATAG
- a CDS encoding HDIG domain-containing protein, translated as MNGSITKEQAWETVRKYNKDKFHLQHALTVGKVMKQFALEVGEDAEYWEIIGMLHDVDFELYPEQHCQKAPEMLREAGADDGVIHAVCSHGYGLCSDVKPELLMEKILFATDELTGLIGAAALMRPSKSVQDMELKSLKKKFKDKSFAAGCSRDVIRQGAEMLGWELDELLSKTLEAMRACETELNEEIAKL; from the coding sequence GTGAACGGTTCAATTACGAAGGAACAGGCATGGGAAACGGTAAGAAAGTACAATAAGGACAAATTCCATCTTCAGCACGCGCTGACGGTCGGCAAGGTAATGAAACAGTTTGCCCTGGAAGTGGGCGAAGACGCGGAATACTGGGAAATAATCGGTATGCTCCACGACGTCGATTTCGAGCTCTATCCGGAGCAGCACTGTCAGAAAGCGCCTGAAATGCTGCGCGAAGCAGGCGCGGACGACGGCGTGATACATGCGGTGTGCAGCCACGGATACGGACTTTGCAGCGATGTGAAGCCTGAACTGCTTATGGAAAAAATTCTCTTTGCAACGGACGAGCTTACAGGCCTGATAGGCGCCGCCGCCCTTATGCGCCCGTCAAAATCGGTGCAGGACATGGAGCTGAAAAGTCTCAAAAAGAAATTCAAAGACAAATCGTTTGCGGCAGGCTGTTCGCGCGACGTAATACGCCAGGGCGCCGAAATGCTCGGCTGGGAGCTTGATGAACTGCTTTCAAAAACACTTGAAGCCATGAGAGCGTGCGAAACTGAACTTAACGAAGAAATCGCAAAGCTTTAG